A part of Ziziphus jujuba cultivar Dongzao chromosome 8, ASM3175591v1 genomic DNA contains:
- the LOC107404995 gene encoding non-symbiotic hemoglobin 2 codes for MVFTEKKETLVKDSWELLKLDIPQHSLRFFSLILEIAPAAKNMFSFLRDSDEFPQNNPKLKAHAVKVFKMTCESAIQLREKGEVVVPETSLKHLGSVHLKNGVIPLHFEVVKEALLRTIKEASGEKWSDEIGCAWGEAYDQLASAIKDEIAKEEAASKLPSNSS; via the exons ATGGTTTTCACTGAGAAGAAAGAAACATTGGTGAAAGACTCGTGGGAGCTACTGAAGCTTGACATTCCTCAACACAGCCTTCGTTTCTTCTCCCT GATTCTTGAGATTGCACCGGCTGCCAAGAACATGTTCTCATTTCTAAGAGACTCCGATGAATTTCCTCAGAATAATCCAAAGCTCAAGGCTCATGCTGTTAAGGTTTTCAAAAT GACATGTGAATCAGCCATTCAGCTAAGGGAAAAGGGAGAGGTGGTAGTGCCTGAAACAAGTTTGAAGCATTTAGGATCTGTTCATCTTAAAAATGGAGTCATCCCTCTCCATTTTGag GTGGTGAAAGAAGCACTACTGAGAACAATCAAAGAAGCAAGTGGAGAGAAATGGAGTGATGAGATTGGTTGTGCTTGGGGTGAAGCCTATGACCAGTTGGCTTCTGCTATCAAAGATGAGATTGCCAAGGAAGAGGCTGCTTCAAAGCTACCTTCAAACTCTAGCTAA